GTCCCCTCCGCGAGGCCGACGCCTCCGGGGATGTTGTCTATTATATAGATTGCCGCGCGCCGCAGCTGCGGGTCTTTGAGGCGGCTCGTCACGAGGATGTCCGCGCGGTCGCACATGAGGAAGAGCGGCGCGGTATTGCGTATCAGGTGCTCCAGCCCCTCCATCGCGAGTTTGAGTTCCGCGTCCTCCTGGCGGCACCGCGGCATCATCAGCCAGCAGGCGGTGGTGTGCATCTGTTCCTCCGGCAGGCTTATCTGCCCGAAGCCGGCGTTCTCGTGCGTAGCGAGCTTTATCTTCTTGAAGATCGTCGGCGTCAGCGTCACCACCACCTCGCCCCAGCCGTAATTGCCCTCCGTCTCGAAGTCGTCGGTGATGTTTATGCGCAGCGAGGCGTCGCCGTCTGTGTAATAATCGGCGGCGATCTCCCGGATGAAGCACTGCATCTTCTCCGTGTCGAGCGATTCGACGATGTACGACTTGCCGCCGTGGAAGTAGATGGCGTCGGGGAAGATCAGCGTCGGCGCGGAGCGGCGGTCCATCGTGCCGATGACGACGGGCTTTGTCTCGACGGTGATATCCGTTATCGTGTAGTTTTCCCCCGTGGCGCTGCGCAGGGAGAGCCCGGCGGCCGGGTAGGAGTCGGCCTGCCAGTAGTAGCGTTCCTCGTCCGCCTCGCTCACGCGGTGCAGCACCTCGTGATCCGCGAGATAGTCGAGGATGGCGTCCACCTCCTGCCCGCCGAACTTCTCTCCGGCATGGAAGGGCAGCTCGAAGGCGGAGCACTTGACATGGCTCACCTGTATATATGGATTGCAGGGGTCGATGCGGGCCCTCTCCGTCGGCGCGCCGTAAAACCATTCGGGACGCGAGGCGAGGAACTGGTCGAGCGGGTCCGCCGAGGCGACCATTACCGCGGCGGAGATCGCGCCGCGCCGTCCCGCGCGCCCGATCTGCTGCCAGGCGGAGGCGATGCTTCCGGGGTAGCCGTGCAGCACGGCGAGGGCGAGGGAGCCGATGTCGATGCCGAGTTCGAGCGCGTTCGTGCTGACGACGCCGCGCAGCCCGCCGCTGCGCAGGTCGTGCTCGATCCTGCGGCGTTCCTTCGGCAGATAGCCGCCGCGGTAGCCCATGATCATCATCGGGTCCGCGCCGCGCTTGGCGAGGTCGGCGCGGATCGATTTGAGCAGCAGCTCCACATTGAGGCGCGAGCGCGTGAAGACGATCGTGCTGATGCCGGAGGAAAGCGCCTCGGAGGCGATGCGTGAGGTCTCGAAGAGCGAGGAGCGCCGCATCCCCGTCTTCCAGTCTATGACGGGCGGGTTGTAGATGATGATCTCCTTCTCCGAAGCCGGCGCGCCGCTCTCCGTGATCAGCTTTACGGAGCGCCCGATCAGCCCCTGCGCGTGCTCGTCGGGGTTTGCGATCGTCGCGGAGCAGCAGATGAAGGTCGGATGCGAGCCGTAGAACTCGCAGATGCGCGCGAGGCGGGAAAAGAGGTTCGCCAGGTGCGAGCCGAAGACGCCGCGGTAGGTGTGCAGCTCGTCGACGACGATATATTTGAGGTTGCGGAAATAGTCGGACCACTTTGTGTGGTGCGGCAGAATTCCGGAATTGAGCATGTCGGGGTTCGTGATGACGATGTGCCCCTCGCTGCGCGCCTGCCGCCGTTTGACGGGGTCCGTGTCGCCGTCGTAGACGAAGCCGTGTATCCCGCCGTCGGCGAAGGCGGCGAGCTCCCCAAGCTCCGCGAGCTGGTCCTGCGCGAGCGCCTTCGTCGGAAAGAGATAGAGGGCGCGCGCGCTGGGGTCCAGCAGGATCGCGTGCATGACGGGCAGGTTGTAGCAGAGAGTCTTGCCCGAAGCGGTCGGCGTCGCGATGACGCAGTCGACCCCCGCAAGCGCGCACTCCCCCGCCGCGCTCTGGTGCGAATAGAGCGCCTCCACGCCGCGTTTCTTCAGCGCGTTCACGATCCTCTCGTCAAGCGCGCCGAAGCTCCCGAAGGCGGCGGGGCGCGCGGGCAGCTTCTTTATCGCGGGGGCCTTGCCGCCGAGGTCGGCGATCCAGCGCACGAGCGCCTCTATCGAGGGTTCTTTTTTTGCGAAATAGTTATTCAACATGATCCGGTTTGATTCTGCCTTATAGTAAAAAATTTTTTCTTGTATGTGGAAGAGTCCGTGACCGAGACGCTGCAGTTCAGCCACGAAAGCTTCTTTCTGATGCTCGTCTGGAGCCGCTCCATGATCATCTTTTTGCTTCTGGTCTCGAAATAAAAATTTCCCTCAAGAAAAAGGATGATATAGAGCGGCTCGCCGCCGAGGCCGACATTGCCCAGCGGCCGGCAGATATCCGAGAGAGTCTCCGCGTGGGAACAGCCCCTCTCCTTTGAAAGGGCCCCGCAGAGGCAGGCGATAGTCATTGCCGCTTTGAGGCTCATCTCGATGTCGAGGCTCTCGCGGTCATCTCCGGGGGAGGGAGTTACGACCTCCCTCTTCGCGTTGTCGGAACCGATCCGCCAGATATTCTCCGCCTCGTGGCCGAGGCAGTTCTTGACTTCGATGAGCGCCCGTTTTCCCCCGGCTTCACAGACAAAGTCCACCCCTTTGCTGTGAGGGAGGCAGTTGAAATACCTTCTGTAAAACTCGCTGTCGTCGAACTTGACCACCCTGTCATTATGGAAGATGAAGCCGATGCCGCTCTCCTCAATTTCCATAGATGAGATCCTGTTCCCGGTCGTAGAGATTGTCGAACTCCTCCATTATCGAGTTGTGGTTCAGCTCCGAAACGGTGGCTCCCTCTTCAAATAACAGCCGGTCGTCTTCCTTATATAGCGAAATAAATTTGATCTCCGGCGGGGCGGCCCCCGCCGCGGGATAGGCCGAAAGCAGGTTGAAGGACTGCTGCACGAAATAATCGTGCGTCGTGATGAAGACCTGCACGCCCATCTCGGCGAGCTTCGCCACCGCCTCCGCGATCGGCTTTATCATCATCGGGTTCATATTGGTCTCCGGCTCGTCCCAGAAGAGGATGGAATTCTCATTGAGGCTGCCGGAATAAATCAGGTAGATTATGGTAGCGAGCTTGCGGTAACCCTCCGAGACGAGCCCCATTTCAAACTCGCCCTTGCCCTTCATCTTGAGGTAAAACTTCTTATCCCGCTGCACGACGCTGCCGTTGATGATCCTGCCGAAGCTCTCGACGACGCTGTTCTGCTGTTCGGTGTTGCCGCCCTTCTTGAGCGGGCGGTCCAGCAGTTTCGTGAGGTCGTAATACATCTCCTCAAAGTCGATATGATATGCCTCATAAAGCGACT
The window above is part of the Cloacibacillus evryensis DSM 19522 genome. Proteins encoded here:
- a CDS encoding DUF6661 family protein — its product is MEIEESGIGFIFHNDRVVKFDDSEFYRRYFNCLPHSKGVDFVCEAGGKRALIEVKNCLGHEAENIWRIGSDNAKREVVTPSPGDDRESLDIEMSLKAAMTIACLCGALSKERGCSHAETLSDICRPLGNVGLGGEPLYIILFLEGNFYFETRSKKMIMERLQTSIRKKLSWLNCSVSVTDSSTYKKKFFTIRQNQTGSC
- a CDS encoding AAA family ATPase: MKISSLELNNFMLFDKLSLRWSPKINIISGENSTGKTTLIKAMYAVLKGVSENRLDKMNKEEIEGSLVKKIQGVFRPDDDKIGRLVSRGSGGGRASLSLGIGGEDSVSVGFSGRQDRHADVSVNIGVAEDGTAPYFPVYIPPKEMISATEHFQSLYEAYHIDFEEMYYDLTKLLDRPLKKGGNTEQQNSVVESFGRIINGSVVQRDKKFYLKMKGKGEFEMGLVSEGYRKLATIIYLIYSGSLNENSILFWDEPETNMNPMMIKPIAEAVAKLAEMGVQVFITTHDYFVQQSFNLLSAYPAAGAAPPEIKFISLYKEDDRLLFEEGATVSELNHNSIMEEFDNLYDREQDLIYGN
- a CDS encoding DEAD/DEAH box helicase; the encoded protein is MLNNYFAKKEPSIEALVRWIADLGGKAPAIKKLPARPAAFGSFGALDERIVNALKKRGVEALYSHQSAAGECALAGVDCVIATPTASGKTLCYNLPVMHAILLDPSARALYLFPTKALAQDQLAELGELAAFADGGIHGFVYDGDTDPVKRRQARSEGHIVITNPDMLNSGILPHHTKWSDYFRNLKYIVVDELHTYRGVFGSHLANLFSRLARICEFYGSHPTFICCSATIANPDEHAQGLIGRSVKLITESGAPASEKEIIIYNPPVIDWKTGMRRSSLFETSRIASEALSSGISTIVFTRSRLNVELLLKSIRADLAKRGADPMMIMGYRGGYLPKERRRIEHDLRSGGLRGVVSTNALELGIDIGSLALAVLHGYPGSIASAWQQIGRAGRRGAISAAVMVASADPLDQFLASRPEWFYGAPTERARIDPCNPYIQVSHVKCSAFELPFHAGEKFGGQEVDAILDYLADHEVLHRVSEADEERYYWQADSYPAAGLSLRSATGENYTITDITVETKPVVIGTMDRRSAPTLIFPDAIYFHGGKSYIVESLDTEKMQCFIREIAADYYTDGDASLRINITDDFETEGNYGWGEVVVTLTPTIFKKIKLATHENAGFGQISLPEEQMHTTACWLMMPRCRQEDAELKLAMEGLEHLIRNTAPLFLMCDRADILVTSRLKDPQLRRAAIYIIDNIPGGVGLAEGTFEIKNELVKTALGVMNSCGCRGGCPGCVGANGGEFNIKAAVRELAEQILAGK